Proteins encoded in a region of the Dorea longicatena genome:
- a CDS encoding CobW family GTP-binding protein gives MTKVDIISGFLGAGKTTFIKKLLSDVWAGEKLVLIENEFGEIGIDGGFLKDAGIEITEMNSGCICCTLVGDFSKALVKVLDEYHPDRVIIEPSGVGKLSDVARAIEAVEKDADIEIDGRITVVDGKKAKMYMKNFGEFFKDQVEHASTIVVSRTQMMTDEKVEECVHTLREENAEATIISTPWDELGKEAISHALTKGAEIESLFEDHEDHEDHDHDHDHCDHDHHDHHDHDHDHCDHDHHDHDHDHCDHDHHDHCNHDHHDHDHHDHDHDCCCGHDHDHHHHHHADDVFTSWGKETVHKYTEEELDYLMKALSETTSYGTILRSKGIIQMTDGSWKQFDLVPEEYEVREGQPDYTGRICVIGTDLKEDDLLKLFHV, from the coding sequence ATGACAAAAGTAGATATTATTTCAGGATTCCTCGGAGCAGGAAAAACTACATTTATCAAAAAGCTGCTCAGTGATGTATGGGCAGGAGAGAAACTTGTGCTGATCGAGAATGAATTTGGCGAGATCGGTATCGATGGCGGATTCTTAAAAGATGCAGGAATCGAGATTACAGAGATGAACTCAGGATGCATCTGCTGTACACTGGTAGGTGACTTCAGCAAAGCTCTGGTAAAAGTATTAGATGAGTATCATCCGGACCGTGTAATCATTGAGCCATCAGGAGTTGGAAAATTATCTGACGTAGCAAGAGCAATTGAAGCTGTAGAAAAAGATGCGGACATTGAAATTGACGGAAGAATCACAGTTGTAGATGGTAAAAAGGCAAAAATGTACATGAAGAACTTTGGAGAATTCTTCAAAGATCAGGTAGAGCATGCGTCAACAATCGTAGTAAGCCGTACACAGATGATGACAGATGAAAAAGTAGAAGAATGCGTACACACACTTCGTGAAGAAAATGCAGAAGCAACGATCATCTCTACACCATGGGATGAGCTTGGCAAAGAGGCAATCAGTCATGCACTGACAAAGGGTGCTGAGATTGAGAGCCTGTTTGAAGATCATGAAGATCATGAAGATCACGATCATGATCACGACCATTGTGACCACGATCACCATGACCATCATGATCACGATCACGACCATTGTGACCATGATCACCATGACCACGATCATGATCACTGCGATCACGACCATCATGATCACTGCAATCACGATCATCATGACCACGATCATCATGACCATGATCACGATTGCTGCTGTGGACACGATCACGATCATCACCACCATCATCATGCAGATGATGTGTTTACAAGCTGGGGCAAAGAGACTGTTCATAAATATACCGAAGAAGAACTGGATTATCTGATGAAGGCACTGTCAGAGACAACATCTTACGGAACAATTCTTCGTTCTAAAGGTATTATCCAGATGACAGACGGATCATGGAAACAGTTCGACTTAGTACCGGAAGAGTACGAAGTAAGAGAAGGACAGCCGGACTACACAGGACGTATCTGTGTAATCGGAACAGACCTGAAAGAGGACGACCTTCTGAAATTATTCCACGTATAG
- a CDS encoding GTP-binding protein → MATPMFIVTGFLDSGKTTMIKDTLMEQEWIEPGLTLLLLCEEGEEEYPEEYLKEKNMAVLKIEEFDQLNTVFFKNCERNYHPAQIIIEYNGMWKLEDLLSIRYPRSFELQGVYSTVNGTTLDMYLMNMRNMLMEQLTESELIVVNRCADGVNRSGFRRALKVQNPMAQLIFEDMQGKIIEPSEEDLPYDVKGDKIVLDDVDFGVWYVDAYDHPELYLHKEIDFKGQIFRPKGMPDNMFVPVREIMTCCAEDVRYYGYPCKAEKKIDVKAKSWMQIRARFEYEAVSSFGNKQPVLYLIDMEPAAEPEDKVVYLG, encoded by the coding sequence ATGGCAACACCTATGTTTATCGTTACGGGATTCTTAGACAGTGGTAAGACAACCATGATCAAGGATACCCTGATGGAACAGGAATGGATTGAACCGGGACTTACACTGTTACTTCTCTGTGAAGAAGGAGAAGAAGAGTATCCGGAAGAATATTTAAAAGAAAAAAATATGGCAGTTCTGAAAATCGAAGAATTTGACCAGTTGAACACTGTATTTTTCAAAAACTGTGAAAGAAACTATCATCCGGCACAGATTATCATTGAGTACAATGGAATGTGGAAGCTGGAGGATCTGCTTTCAATCAGATACCCGAGAAGTTTCGAACTTCAGGGAGTATACTCTACCGTAAATGGTACAACACTGGATATGTATCTGATGAATATGAGAAATATGCTGATGGAACAGCTCACAGAGTCTGAGCTGATCGTTGTTAACAGATGTGCAGATGGTGTTAACAGATCCGGATTCAGACGTGCACTGAAGGTACAGAATCCGATGGCACAGCTGATCTTTGAAGATATGCAAGGCAAGATCATCGAGCCATCCGAAGAAGATCTCCCATATGATGTAAAAGGAGACAAGATCGTACTGGATGATGTTGATTTTGGTGTGTGGTATGTGGATGCATATGATCATCCGGAATTATATCTGCATAAAGAAATCGACTTCAAAGGACAGATCTTCCGCCCGAAGGGAATGCCGGACAATATGTTCGTTCCGGTCAGAGAGATCATGACATGCTGCGCGGAAGATGTACGTTATTACGGATATCCATGCAAAGCAGAAAAGAAGATCGATGTAAAAGCAAAATCCTGGATGCAGATCCGTGCAAGGTTCGAGTACGAGGCAGTAAGTTCCTTTGGAAATAAACAGCCGGTACTGTACCTGATCGATATGGAACCAGCCGCAGAGCCGGAAGATAAGGTTGTGTATTTAGGGTAA
- a CDS encoding IS110 family transposase, protein MISVGIDVSKGKSTVCILKPYGEIVSKPFNITHTQKDLSELSSMLFRLNDEVKIVMEATGIYHLPVLTYLQEKGFFVSVINPYLMKSYRNESLRKAKTDKIDSRIIANYGIDHWFKMKEFQISGVIYEELKLLGQQYRHYMKLHLLSLAELTHLLDLTMPGIKNLLASWNETNRKDKRSDFVERFWHYDVITSMSEQEFTEKYILWAKEKKYVPSQEKAKVIYTLAQESIPTLPSETSSVKMLVTEAVRVLKEVDATLGLILSRMQEIAKTLPEYSVVREMGGVGNTLAPKLIAEIGDVRRFRNGKALVAFAGIDPPPYESGQFVGCNRKISKRGSASLRKVGYETMRSLKMRSRPEDPVYRYVVKKESEGKSKKSAKIAGLNKFLRIYYARVTELYKNI, encoded by the coding sequence ATGATCAGCGTAGGAATTGATGTATCAAAAGGGAAAAGTACAGTATGTATTTTGAAACCATATGGAGAGATTGTTAGTAAGCCTTTCAATATTACCCATACCCAAAAGGATTTAAGCGAATTATCTTCCATGCTTTTCAGACTAAATGATGAAGTCAAAATCGTTATGGAAGCAACCGGAATTTATCATCTTCCAGTTCTTACATATTTACAGGAAAAAGGATTTTTTGTTTCTGTAATTAATCCGTATCTTATGAAAAGTTATCGTAACGAAAGTCTGCGAAAAGCCAAAACCGACAAGATTGATTCCCGTATCATTGCTAATTATGGAATTGATCATTGGTTTAAAATGAAAGAATTTCAAATTTCTGGAGTGATTTATGAAGAGTTGAAGTTGCTTGGACAGCAATATCGGCATTATATGAAGCTTCATCTTTTATCTCTCGCTGAATTGACCCATCTTTTAGATTTGACCATGCCTGGAATAAAGAATCTTCTTGCAAGTTGGAATGAAACAAATCGGAAAGATAAAAGAAGTGATTTTGTGGAACGTTTTTGGCATTATGATGTAATAACATCTATGTCTGAACAGGAATTTACTGAAAAGTATATACTTTGGGCAAAAGAAAAGAAATACGTCCCAAGCCAGGAAAAAGCCAAAGTTATATACACCCTGGCTCAGGAAAGTATTCCCACATTACCTTCAGAAACCTCATCGGTCAAAATGCTGGTGACTGAAGCAGTTCGGGTGCTCAAGGAAGTTGATGCAACCCTTGGTCTAATTTTATCACGGATGCAGGAAATAGCCAAGACTTTGCCAGAATATTCGGTTGTAAGAGAAATGGGTGGAGTGGGAAATACATTAGCCCCAAAGTTAATTGCAGAAATAGGAGATGTTCGCAGATTTCGCAACGGGAAGGCATTGGTTGCATTCGCAGGAATTGATCCACCACCGTATGAATCTGGCCAATTTGTAGGTTGTAATAGGAAAATCTCGAAACGTGGTTCAGCATCATTGCGCAAAGTAGGATACGAAACAATGAGAAGTTTAAAAATGCGTTCCAGGCCAGAAGATCCGGTTTACCGATATGTTGTAAAAAAGGAATCAGAAGGTAAAAGTAAAAAATCAGCAAAGATAGCCGGATTAAATAAGTTTTTACGCATTTATTATGCTCGAGTAACCGAACTATATAAAAATATATAA
- a CDS encoding dihydroorotase, with amino-acid sequence MIIKHGLVVDPASSLSEHMDILVKNGKIARIAPEISEDSEEILEAGGLVVGPGLIDTHVHFRDPGFTYKEDIHTGAKASAKGGFTTVICMANTSPTVDNTDTLKDNLARASKEDIRIFQAAAISRSLKGQDEVDMLALKEAGACGFTDDGIPLLNAEFCYQAMKNAAKLNVPISLHEEDPAFIRNNGINHGKVSDALGIYGSPSIAEEALVARDCLLALRSGADVVIQHISSGVSIDLIRTYKKLGAKLHAEATPHHFSLTEDAVLEHGTLAKMNPPLRTENDRQQIIAGLADGTIDLIATDHAPHSTEEKSKPITEAPSGIIGLETSLALGITNLVKPGYLTMIQLLEKMTVNPAKLYHLPYGTIQEGADADFVIFDPDETWIPKEYASKSSNSPFTGEELTGKVKYTICGGNIVYSDIK; translated from the coding sequence ATGATCATCAAACATGGACTTGTGGTAGATCCTGCATCTAGTCTGTCCGAGCATATGGATATACTGGTGAAGAACGGAAAAATTGCAAGAATCGCACCTGAAATTTCAGAAGATTCCGAGGAGATTCTAGAAGCCGGAGGACTCGTTGTCGGACCGGGACTCATCGATACACATGTACATTTCCGTGATCCGGGATTTACATATAAAGAAGATATCCATACAGGAGCAAAGGCATCTGCAAAAGGCGGGTTTACTACTGTAATCTGTATGGCAAATACATCCCCTACGGTCGACAATACAGACACCCTCAAAGATAATCTTGCACGTGCTTCCAAAGAAGATATCCGTATCTTCCAGGCTGCTGCAATCTCCCGTTCATTAAAGGGCCAGGACGAAGTAGACATGCTTGCATTAAAAGAAGCCGGGGCATGCGGATTTACCGATGACGGCATCCCTCTTCTGAATGCTGAGTTCTGCTATCAGGCGATGAAAAATGCCGCAAAGTTAAACGTTCCGATCAGTCTTCACGAAGAAGACCCGGCTTTTATCCGCAACAATGGGATCAATCATGGCAAAGTATCCGATGCACTCGGCATCTACGGTTCTCCATCCATTGCCGAAGAAGCACTGGTGGCAAGAGACTGTCTTCTGGCGCTCCGTTCCGGTGCAGATGTTGTAATCCAGCATATCAGTTCCGGTGTATCGATTGATCTGATCCGTACATACAAAAAACTGGGGGCAAAATTACACGCTGAGGCAACACCGCACCACTTCTCCTTAACAGAAGACGCTGTTTTGGAACATGGCACGCTGGCAAAGATGAATCCGCCGCTTCGTACGGAAAATGACCGCCAGCAGATTATTGCAGGACTCGCTGATGGAACTATTGACCTGATTGCTACGGATCATGCCCCACACAGCACAGAAGAAAAATCCAAACCGATCACAGAAGCCCCAAGCGGCATTATCGGTCTCGAGACCTCCCTTGCACTCGGTATCACCAACCTTGTAAAGCCCGGATATCTGACCATGATACAACTTCTGGAAAAAATGACAGTGAACCCGGCAAAGCTATACCATCTGCCTTACGGAACAATTCAGGAAGGTGCAGATGCAGACTTTGTTATATTTGACCCTGATGAAACATGGATCCCGAAAGAATATGCTTCCAAATCATCAAACTCACCATTTACCGGAGAGGAACTTACCGGTAAGGTGAAATATACGATCTGCGGAGGAAACATCGTATATTCTGATATAAAATAA
- a CDS encoding DUF3877 family protein — MGFKRLEKNLIDIIKEEQAKLGFRKEEIRLYYPLISLNHFFEADDDVDEMQTRLEQFPEEVKKKLGDICVTHKKDRFCLHIPEQGSVYVHEHTAENEFIKKLVELMMNHGIKKEDILAIFQKEAKDIRVGDMHNGEFDFWVRFPEENEDEYYYCFKDEGGHMIYHRFLPEDYADFGF, encoded by the coding sequence ATGGGATTTAAACGTTTGGAAAAAAATTTGATCGATATTATAAAAGAAGAACAGGCAAAACTTGGATTTCGAAAAGAAGAGATCCGTTTGTATTATCCATTGATTTCCCTCAATCATTTCTTTGAGGCGGATGACGATGTGGATGAGATGCAGACACGTCTGGAACAGTTCCCGGAAGAAGTAAAGAAAAAACTCGGAGATATCTGTGTAACGCACAAAAAAGACAGATTCTGCCTGCATATTCCGGAACAGGGAAGTGTCTATGTACATGAACATACGGCAGAAAATGAATTCATCAAAAAGCTGGTGGAGCTGATGATGAATCACGGAATCAAAAAAGAAGATATCCTTGCGATATTTCAGAAAGAGGCAAAAGATATCAGGGTGGGAGATATGCACAACGGAGAATTTGACTTTTGGGTAAGATTTCCGGAAGAAAATGAGGACGAATACTATTACTGCTTTAAGGACGAAGGGGGTCATATGATCTATCACCGTTTTTTGCCGGAAGATTATGCAGATTTCGGATTCTGA
- a CDS encoding alanine/glycine:cation symporter family protein — MGIFGRIDTFITWFDGVVWGLPLIILILVTGIFLTVRLGLLQVRYLGKALKFMVKNEEDGHGEVTSFGALCTALSATIGTGNIVGVATAISAGGPGALFWMILTAFLGMATKYSEGLLAVKYRTIDEDGHVLGGPFYYIENGMGVKFRWLAKIFAFFGAGVGLFGIGTFTQVNGISSAVRNFFDPNMAHTVALFGNDYSWATVISCLVLTVCVGMVVLGGIKRIAKVSEIVVPFMAVLYVVLAVIIMVTNITAIPAAIVTIVKSAFTGSALAGGAMGSMIVAMQKGIARGIFSNESGLGSAPIAAAAAQTKEPARQGLVSMTGTFIDTIVICTMTGLSIVITGTWNTGLEGVEITTAAFQKGLPFPPVVASFALMICLVFFAFTTILGWDYYGERCLEYLFNKNMKAVRAYRWLYIICVFIGPYMTVAAVWNIADIFNALMAIPNLIALLALSKVIVKETKAFTEKLNVEEKNQRILKGMNAENV; from the coding sequence ATGGGAATTTTTGGACGTATTGACACTTTTATTACATGGTTTGACGGAGTCGTATGGGGACTTCCGTTAATCATCTTAATTCTGGTCACAGGAATTTTTCTGACTGTGCGCTTGGGCCTTCTTCAGGTAAGGTATCTTGGAAAAGCGTTAAAATTCATGGTGAAAAATGAAGAAGATGGACACGGAGAAGTAACCAGCTTTGGAGCTCTTTGTACCGCATTATCGGCAACAATCGGTACCGGTAATATCGTCGGTGTGGCAACTGCAATTTCTGCAGGTGGACCGGGAGCGTTATTCTGGATGATCCTGACAGCATTTTTAGGAATGGCAACAAAGTATTCAGAAGGTCTTCTGGCAGTAAAATACCGTACGATCGATGAAGACGGGCATGTACTTGGCGGACCATTCTATTACATTGAGAATGGAATGGGTGTAAAGTTCAGATGGCTTGCAAAGATATTTGCATTCTTTGGAGCAGGGGTTGGATTATTCGGAATCGGTACATTTACACAGGTGAATGGTATCTCATCTGCAGTCCGTAACTTTTTTGATCCGAACATGGCACATACAGTAGCATTGTTTGGAAATGATTATTCATGGGCAACTGTAATATCCTGTCTGGTACTGACGGTATGTGTCGGAATGGTTGTATTAGGTGGAATCAAGAGAATTGCAAAAGTATCTGAGATCGTCGTTCCGTTCATGGCGGTTCTGTATGTAGTATTGGCAGTCATTATCATGGTGACAAATATTACCGCAATTCCGGCAGCTATTGTAACAATTGTAAAATCTGCATTTACCGGAAGCGCACTGGCCGGTGGTGCAATGGGAAGTATGATCGTAGCAATGCAGAAAGGTATTGCCAGAGGAATCTTCTCGAATGAATCCGGACTTGGAAGCGCACCGATCGCAGCGGCTGCAGCACAGACCAAAGAACCTGCAAGACAGGGACTGGTGTCAATGACCGGTACATTTATTGATACGATCGTAATCTGTACGATGACAGGACTTTCTATTGTCATTACAGGAACATGGAATACGGGACTGGAAGGTGTGGAAATTACGACAGCGGCCTTCCAGAAGGGACTTCCGTTCCCGCCGGTTGTGGCATCCTTTGCATTGATGATTTGTCTGGTATTTTTTGCATTTACAACGATTCTTGGATGGGATTATTACGGAGAACGATGCCTGGAATATCTGTTTAATAAGAATATGAAAGCTGTAAGAGCGTATAGATGGCTTTATATTATATGTGTATTCATCGGACCATATATGACGGTTGCGGCAGTATGGAATATCGCAGATATCTTCAATGCATTGATGGCAATCCCGAATCTGATAGCCTTGCTTGCACTCAGCAAAGTCATAGTAAAAGAAACGAAAGCATTTACGGAAAAACTGAATGTGGAAGAGAAGAATCAGAGAATTCTCAAAGGAATGAATGCAGAGAATGTATAA
- a CDS encoding diacylglycerol kinase, producing MKKQKKDPLYKSFGYAFAGIFAVVTKERNMKIHCVAMVCVVIAGFVFHITPVEWCICLILFGLVMALEMVNTAVEAVVDLVTEERKPLAKLAKDAAAGAVLIAAIMAAIAGMIIFIPKLLESLSI from the coding sequence ATGAAGAAACAAAAGAAAGATCCATTGTATAAAAGCTTCGGTTATGCATTTGCCGGAATATTTGCAGTGGTAACGAAGGAACGGAATATGAAGATTCATTGTGTGGCAATGGTTTGTGTGGTGATCGCAGGATTCGTATTTCATATTACACCGGTAGAGTGGTGTATCTGCCTGATATTGTTTGGTCTGGTCATGGCATTGGAAATGGTGAATACGGCAGTGGAAGCAGTGGTCGATCTGGTCACGGAAGAGAGAAAGCCGCTTGCAAAGCTTGCAAAAGATGCTGCAGCAGGAGCAGTACTGATCGCGGCAATCATGGCAGCAATTGCAGGGATGATCATATTTATTCCAAAGCTTTTGGAAAGCCTGTCTATATAG
- a CDS encoding phasin family protein — protein MEKLGSGLKKVLLAGIGAVAVTGEKSKELLDEMVKKGELTVEQGKALNEELKHNIKSTVKEKVNVKVKTSSPEELDELLDKMTPEQMALLKQRIDEMEKKQEEFEAAETVEDVADESVCEDAAEKAAEEETAENEDI, from the coding sequence ATGGAAAAATTAGGAAGCGGATTAAAGAAAGTATTACTTGCAGGAATCGGAGCAGTTGCAGTCACAGGAGAGAAATCAAAAGAACTTCTGGATGAGATGGTGAAAAAGGGTGAGTTGACTGTTGAACAGGGCAAAGCACTGAATGAAGAACTTAAGCATAACATCAAGTCGACAGTAAAAGAAAAAGTGAATGTAAAAGTAAAAACATCTTCACCGGAAGAACTGGATGAGCTTTTGGATAAGATGACTCCGGAACAGATGGCATTGTTGAAACAGAGAATTGATGAGATGGAGAAAAAACAGGAAGAATTTGAAGCTGCAGAGACGGTAGAAGATGTGGCAGACGAATCCGTATGCGAAGATGCGGCAGAGAAAGCAGCGGAAGAAGAGACAGCTGAGAACGAAGATATTTAA